A stretch of the Spartinivicinus poritis genome encodes the following:
- the betB gene encoding betaine-aldehyde dehydrogenase has protein sequence MQHSLYINGRYQDATSGETFVTRNPATGELLAEVQQASLADVDSAVAAAKEGFKVWSAMSGAERGRILMKAVAILRERNDELAMIEVQDTGKPLQEAICVDIATGADVIEYYAGLAATIHGQQQDLGGTNFFYSRREPLGICAGIGAWNYPIQIAMWKAGPALAAGNAMIFKPSEETPLGAMKLAEIFTEAGLPDGVFNVVQGDYRVGQALSRHPEIAKVSFTGECGTGKKVMADAAGSLKEVTMELGGKSPLIVFPDADLNNAVSGALLANFYTQGEVCTNGTRVFVHDSIYDQFVSQVAERTQRLVIGDPTDINTQIGALISSQHMEKVLGFIEAAKASGARLVCGGERATESGLDQGNFVKPTVFADCTDEMPHVKDEIFGPVMSILRFSDEDDVIQRANNTQYGLAAGVFSTNISRAHRVTAQLQAGICWINTWGASPAEMPVGGYKQSGIGRENGIETLNQYTQTKSVFVELGDLECPYS, from the coding sequence ATGCAACACTCACTGTACATCAATGGTCGCTATCAAGATGCCACTTCAGGAGAAACCTTTGTTACCCGCAACCCCGCAACAGGTGAGTTATTAGCTGAGGTACAACAGGCCTCATTAGCCGATGTCGATAGCGCTGTAGCAGCTGCCAAAGAAGGCTTTAAAGTGTGGTCTGCAATGAGTGGTGCCGAACGTGGGCGGATTTTAATGAAAGCTGTCGCGATCTTGCGAGAACGTAACGATGAACTTGCCATGATCGAAGTACAAGACACCGGCAAGCCACTGCAAGAAGCTATCTGCGTTGATATCGCTACAGGTGCCGATGTGATTGAGTATTACGCTGGCCTGGCAGCGACTATTCACGGCCAGCAGCAAGACTTAGGTGGCACCAACTTCTTTTATAGTCGACGCGAGCCATTAGGCATCTGTGCTGGTATCGGTGCTTGGAATTACCCTATTCAAATCGCTATGTGGAAGGCTGGCCCAGCCCTAGCAGCCGGTAATGCGATGATCTTCAAACCCTCCGAAGAAACCCCTTTAGGTGCAATGAAACTGGCTGAAATTTTCACTGAAGCTGGCTTACCTGATGGGGTATTCAATGTGGTACAGGGTGACTATCGGGTAGGTCAGGCACTCTCCCGCCACCCCGAAATTGCCAAAGTGTCGTTTACCGGTGAGTGCGGCACAGGCAAAAAAGTCATGGCAGACGCCGCTGGCTCACTAAAAGAAGTCACCATGGAGCTAGGAGGTAAATCCCCCCTCATCGTTTTTCCAGATGCCGATTTAAATAATGCAGTATCTGGTGCATTACTCGCTAATTTCTACACCCAAGGTGAAGTCTGTACTAACGGCACTCGGGTGTTTGTTCATGACAGCATTTATGACCAATTTGTCAGCCAAGTAGCAGAGCGTACTCAACGCTTAGTTATTGGCGACCCCACAGATATCAACACCCAAATTGGTGCGCTAATCTCCAGCCAGCATATGGAAAAGGTGTTGGGCTTTATTGAAGCAGCCAAAGCCAGTGGTGCCCGGTTAGTCTGTGGTGGTGAGCGAGCAACCGAAAGTGGCCTGGATCAAGGCAACTTCGTAAAACCTACCGTATTTGCTGACTGCACTGACGAAATGCCCCACGTCAAAGACGAAATCTTCGGTCCTGTTATGTCCATCCTTCGTTTTAGCGATGAAGATGACGTCATTCAACGGGCTAACAACACTCAATACGGCCTGGCCGCCGGTGTGTTCTCTACCAATATTTCTCGTGCTCACCGCGTAACTGCCCAATTGCAAGCCGGCATTTGCTGGATCAATACCTGGGGAGCCTCCCCTGCTGAAATGCCTGTAGGCGGCTACAAGCAGTCTGGTATTGGTCGTGAAAATGGCATCGAAACCCTCAACCAATACACCCAAACCAAGAGCGTGTTTGTGGAACTGGGTGATCTTGAGTGCCCATACAGCTAA
- a CDS encoding GGDEF domain-containing protein: MAQGSKDYNIGKGSSIKHTNNHNDSNNNAISPLDDSEQQLEDIIEVDENTLSLAELEFIANDKKMHKCYEEKYKNHLYSNILMSLTHESFPENEAKALWYEIIDHMQKLNHTLGRYVGVSVASLDYLANIKCTLIEPKIIEEDKINYAAQATTKDELTSLYLREVFNVVLKKELGEARRNNSMLCLLMIDIDDFKSVNDTYGHQKGDEVLSKIGDTINDSIREMDLAARYGGEELAIIMPNTTMKDAYQVGDRIRKKIENLTFCSFNVTVSIGLGVTSKTVNTITKLIDVADAALYKAKENGKNQVVMGD, from the coding sequence GTGGCTCAAGGTAGTAAAGACTATAATATCGGCAAGGGCAGCAGTATAAAACATACTAATAATCATAACGATAGCAATAACAATGCAATCAGCCCTCTAGACGATAGTGAACAGCAGTTGGAAGATATTATAGAGGTTGATGAAAACACGCTATCATTAGCCGAGCTTGAATTTATTGCTAATGATAAAAAAATGCATAAGTGCTATGAAGAGAAATATAAAAACCACCTTTATTCTAACATTCTAATGTCCCTCACCCATGAGTCCTTTCCTGAAAATGAAGCCAAAGCCCTTTGGTATGAAATAATCGATCATATGCAAAAGTTAAATCATACCCTGGGTAGATATGTAGGGGTATCAGTAGCCTCGCTAGACTATCTTGCCAATATTAAGTGCACGTTAATTGAACCTAAAATAATTGAAGAAGATAAAATTAACTATGCTGCTCAAGCAACAACGAAAGATGAGTTAACCAGCTTATATTTACGAGAAGTATTCAATGTAGTACTTAAAAAAGAACTTGGTGAGGCCAGACGAAACAACTCAATGTTGTGTTTATTAATGATAGACATCGATGACTTTAAAAGCGTCAATGATACCTATGGTCACCAAAAAGGTGATGAAGTGTTAAGTAAAATTGGCGATACCATCAATGACTCTATAAGAGAGATGGATTTAGCCGCTCGCTACGGTGGTGAAGAACTCGCCATCATTATGCCTAACACCACTATGAAAGATGCCTATCAAGTGGGTGACCGTATTAGAAAAAAAATTGAAAACTTAACCTTTTGCAGTTTTAATGTCACTGTCAGTATTGGGCTTGGGGTAACCAGTAAAACAGTCAATACCATAACCAAACTGATTGATGTTGCTGATGCAGCTTTATATAAAGCCAAGGAAAATGGAAAAAACCAAGTGGTTATGGGGGATTAA
- a CDS encoding acyl-CoA dehydrogenase, which produces MTTFRQRWVSGPLLRHLKAVLPPISETERQALEAGGVWWDSELLSGKPDWSVLHSIGKPKLTEEEQAFLDGPVTELCKMIDDWEITFEHRDIPAPIWQFLKEKRFFGMIIPKCYGGLEFSAYAHSEVVTRIATCSTTVAVTVMVPNSLGPGELLMEFGTDEQKEHYLPRLADGRDIPCFGLTSPEAGSDAAAMIDKGVVCYEDYNGKRTLGMRVNWHKRYITLGPVATLLGLAFKLYDPDHLLGEKEELGITVALVPTNTSGVEIGERHYPAFQAFQNGPNWGRDVFIPMDWIIGGQERIGEGWKMLMSALAAGRSISLPSLSTGGAKLAARSTGAYARIREQFNVPIGMFEGVQQRLARIAGYAYMLDSARKTTTWALDQGKVPAVISAILKAHSTNCLRESINDAMDVHGGKSICDGPSNYLGNFYRSIPVAITVEGANILTCSLIIFGQGAMRCHPYLLDELHTAEIKDEAVALEKFDALIAKHLIFQLKTFGRAWFHAWTGGYFANNPDKDGTLRRHYQQVERYASALTLVSEVALLTLGGELKRKEFLSARLGDVLSQLYLISCVLKRFDDDGRQQTDLPLVDWCVQNSLWVIEQRLAEVIANFPSRPLAWLMRFYVLPRGASRKPPSDKLTQACAELLLSPSDTRQRLTEGVFVGDANTGVGRVEAAFEQVINTQPLRDKIKANQLKTIEQAVAQGIITDLEAQRLKAAEQAVTKAIEVDYFTASYLSQLKTRPGRHAGVKNKHKH; this is translated from the coding sequence ATGACCACCTTTCGTCAACGTTGGGTCAGTGGCCCACTTTTGCGGCACTTGAAAGCAGTTTTGCCCCCCATTTCTGAAACTGAGCGTCAAGCATTGGAAGCTGGCGGTGTTTGGTGGGATTCAGAACTATTGTCTGGGAAGCCTGACTGGTCAGTGTTACATAGTATTGGTAAACCGAAGTTAACTGAAGAAGAACAGGCTTTTTTAGATGGCCCAGTTACTGAGCTTTGTAAAATGATAGATGACTGGGAGATTACCTTTGAACACCGTGATATTCCTGCGCCCATTTGGCAGTTTCTAAAAGAAAAGCGCTTTTTTGGCATGATAATTCCTAAGTGCTATGGCGGCTTGGAGTTTTCAGCTTATGCCCATTCTGAAGTGGTAACGCGAATTGCTACCTGTAGTACAACGGTTGCAGTAACAGTGATGGTGCCAAACTCGCTAGGGCCTGGTGAGCTGTTAATGGAGTTCGGAACAGATGAGCAGAAAGAGCACTATTTACCTCGCTTAGCCGATGGCCGTGACATTCCTTGTTTTGGCCTCACTAGCCCAGAAGCAGGATCAGATGCAGCAGCAATGATTGATAAGGGAGTGGTCTGTTATGAAGACTACAATGGTAAACGAACGTTAGGGATGCGAGTAAACTGGCATAAGCGGTATATTACCTTGGGCCCAGTTGCTACTTTATTAGGGTTGGCTTTTAAACTGTACGACCCAGACCACTTGCTTGGGGAGAAAGAAGAGCTGGGAATAACAGTGGCTTTAGTGCCTACCAATACTTCTGGAGTTGAAATTGGCGAACGCCATTATCCCGCGTTTCAAGCATTTCAAAATGGCCCTAACTGGGGGCGTGATGTGTTTATTCCTATGGACTGGATTATTGGAGGTCAAGAGCGAATTGGTGAAGGTTGGAAAATGCTAATGTCAGCCTTGGCTGCTGGCCGGAGTATTTCTTTGCCATCACTCAGTACTGGTGGTGCCAAACTCGCTGCACGTTCCACTGGTGCCTATGCGCGTATTCGTGAGCAATTTAATGTGCCAATTGGAATGTTTGAAGGTGTGCAACAGCGTCTAGCGCGAATAGCTGGCTATGCCTATATGTTAGATTCTGCCCGAAAAACCACTACTTGGGCGTTAGACCAAGGTAAAGTACCTGCCGTTATATCAGCAATATTAAAAGCACACTCTACAAACTGCTTACGAGAATCTATTAATGATGCGATGGATGTCCATGGAGGAAAATCGATTTGTGATGGGCCAAGTAATTACTTGGGTAATTTTTATCGATCAATTCCTGTTGCTATTACGGTTGAAGGTGCAAATATCCTTACATGCAGTTTGATTATTTTTGGGCAAGGCGCCATGCGCTGTCATCCTTATTTATTGGATGAACTGCATACTGCTGAAATTAAAGATGAAGCGGTTGCTTTAGAAAAATTTGATGCTTTAATTGCTAAGCATTTAATTTTTCAATTAAAAACATTTGGTCGTGCTTGGTTCCATGCCTGGACAGGTGGCTATTTTGCCAATAACCCTGATAAAGATGGTACATTGCGCAGGCACTATCAACAGGTTGAACGTTATGCCTCTGCACTGACATTAGTGAGTGAGGTTGCATTACTAACTCTTGGTGGTGAATTAAAGCGAAAAGAATTCCTTTCTGCCAGGTTAGGCGATGTACTCAGCCAGCTTTATTTGATTTCCTGTGTGTTGAAGCGCTTTGATGATGATGGCCGTCAACAAACCGATTTACCTCTAGTGGATTGGTGCGTACAAAATAGCTTATGGGTTATTGAACAGCGCTTGGCAGAGGTAATTGCGAATTTTCCATCACGGCCATTGGCTTGGCTAATGCGTTTTTATGTATTACCAAGAGGCGCTAGTCGTAAACCTCCATCAGATAAATTAACCCAGGCTTGTGCGGAACTGTTGTTATCGCCTTCAGATACTAGGCAGCGATTAACAGAAGGTGTTTTTGTGGGTGATGCAAATACTGGTGTCGGAAGGGTTGAGGCAGCATTTGAGCAGGTTATTAACACTCAACCATTACGGGATAAAATCAAAGCAAACCAATTGAAGACTATTGAACAAGCGGTTGCGCAAGGTATTATTACCGACCTTGAAGCACAACGGCTAAAAGCAGCAGAACAGGCTGTTACTAAAGCAATAGAGGTCGACTATTTTACTGCTAGCTATTTAAGCCAGTTAAAAACCAGGCCAGGTAGACACGCAGGTGTGAAGAACAAGCACAAACACTAG